One Oncorhynchus keta strain PuntledgeMale-10-30-2019 chromosome 34, Oket_V2, whole genome shotgun sequence genomic window, cagaatgagctgacctgggttctgtagcctggtcccacaataccagaatgagctgacctgggttctgtagcctggtcccacaataccagaatgagctgacctgggctcagtagcctggtcccataataccagaatgagctgacctgggttctgtagccaggtcccacaataccagaatgagctgacctgggctctgtagcctggtcccataataccagaatgagctgacctgggttctgtagcctggtcccacaataccagaatgagctgacctgggttctgtagccgggtcccacaataccagaatgagctgacctgggttctgtagcctggtcccacaataccagaatgagctgacctgggttctgtagcctggtcccacaataccagaatgagctgacctgggttctgtagccgggtcccacaataccagaatgagctgacctgggctctgtagcctggtcccataataccagaatgagctgacctgggttctgtagcctggtcccacaataccagaatgagctgacctgggttctgtagcctggtcccacaataccagaatgagctgacctgggttctgtagcctggtcccacaataccagaatgagctgacctgggctctgtagcctggtcccacaataccagaatgaaCTGACCTGGGctcagtagcctggtcccataataccagaatgatCTGACCTGATGTAGCCTGGTTCCACAATACCAGAATGATCTGACCTGGGctcagtagcctggtcccataataccagaatgatctgacctgggttctgtagcctggtcccacaataccagaatgagctgacctgggttctgtagcctggtcccacaataccagaatgagctgacctgggttctgtagcctggtcccacaataccagaatgagctgacctgggttctgtagccgggtcccacaataccagaatgagctgacctgggctctgtagcctggtcccataataccagaatgagctgacctgggttctgtagcctggtcccacaataccagaatgagctgacctgggttctgtagcctggtcccacaataccagaatgagctgacctgggttctgtagcctggtcccacaataccagaatgagctgacctgggttctgtagccgggtcccacaataccagaatgagctgacctgggctcagtagcctggtcccataataccagaatgagctgacctgggttctgtagccgggtcccacaataccagaatgagctgacctgggctctgtagcctggtcccataataccagaatgagctgacctgggctctgtagcctggtcccataataccagaatgagctgacctgggttctgtagccaggtcccacaataccagaatgagctgacctgggctctgtagcctggtcccataataccagaatgagctgacctgggttctgtagccgggtcccacaataccagaatgagctgacctgggttctgtagcctggtcccataataccagaatgagctgacctgggttctgtagcctggtcccataataccagaatgagctgacctgggctctgtagcctggtcccataataccagaatgagctgacctgggctctgtagcctggtcccataataccagaatgagctgacctgggctctgtagcctggtcccataataccagaatgagctgacctgggttctgtagccgggtcccacaataccagaatgagctgacctgggttctgtagcctggtcccataataccagaatgagctgacctgggctctgtagcctggtcccataataccagaatgagctgacctgggctcagtagcctggtcccataataccagaatgatctgacctgggttctgtagcctggttcCACAATACCAGAATGATCTGACCTGGGCTCAGTAtcctggtcccataataccagaatgatctgacctgggttctgtagcctggtcccacaataccagaatgagctgacctgggttctgtagcctggtcccacaataccagaatgagctgacctgggttctgtagcctggtcccacaataccagaatgagctgacctgggttctgtagccgggtcccacaataccagaatgatCTGACCTGGGctcagtagcctggtcccataataccagaatgatctgacctgggttctgtagcctggtcccacaataccagaatgagctgacctgggttctgtagcctggtcccacaataccagaatgagctgacctgggttctgtagcctggtcccacaataccagaatgagctgacctgggttctgtagccgggtcccacaataccagaatgagctgacctgggctcagtagcctggtcccataataccagaatgagctgacctgggttctgtagcctggtcccacaataccagaatgagctgacctgggctctgtagcctggtcccacaataccagaatgagctgacctgggctctgtagcctggtcccataataccagaatgagctgacctgggttctgtagccgggtcccacaataccagaatgagctgacctgggctctgtagcctggtcccataataccagaatgagctgacctgggttctgtagcctggtcccacaataccagaatgagctgacctgggttctgtagcctggtcccataataccagaatgagctgacctgggttctgtagcctggtcccataataccagaatgagctgacctgggctctgtagcctggtcccataataccagaatgagctgacctgggttctgtagccgggtcccacaataccagaatgagctgacctgggctctgtagcctggtcccataataccagaatgagctgacctgggttctgtagccgggtcccacaataccagaatgagctgacctgggttctgtagcctggtcccataataccagaatgagctgacctgggttctgtagcctggtcccataataccagaatgagctgacctgggttctgtagccgggtcccacaataccagaatgagctgacctgggttctgtagcctggtcccataataccagaatgagctgacctgggttctgtagcctggtcccacaataccagaatgagctgacctgggttctccctggtcccataataccagaatgagctgacctgggttctgtagcctggtcccataataccagaatgagctgacctgggttctgtagcctggtcccataataccagaatgagctgacctgggttctgtagcctggtcccataataccagaatgagctgacctgggttctgtagcctggtcccacaataccagaatgagctgacctgggttctgtagcctggtcccataataccagaatgagctgacctgggttctgtagcctggtcccataataccagaatgagctgacctgggttctgtagcctggtcccacaataccagaatgagctgacctgggttctgtagcctggtcccataataccagaatgagctgacctgggttctgtagcctggtcccataataccagaatgagctgacctgggttctgtagcctggtcccataataccagaatgagctgacctgggttctgtagcctggtcccacaataccagaatgagctgacctgggttctgtagcctggtcccataataccagaatgagctgacctgggttctgtagcctggtcccataataccagaatgagctgacctgggttctgtagcctagtcccacaataccagaatgagctgacctgggttctgtagcctggtcccataataccagaatgagctgacctgggttctgtagcctggtcccataataccagaatgagctgacctgggttctgtagcctggtcccataataccagaatgagctgacctgggttctgtagcctggtcccataataccagaatgagctgacctgggctctgtagcctggccccataataccagaatgagctgacctgggttctgtagcctggtcccataataccagaatgagctgacctgggttctgtagcctggtcccacaataccagaatgagctgacctgggttctgtagcctggtcccacaataccagaatgagctgacctgggttctgtagcctggtcccataataccagaatgagctgacctgggttctgaatagccctgggttctgtagcctcccacaataccagaatgagctgacctgggttctgtagcctggtcccataataccagaatgagctgacctgggttctgtagcctggtcccataataccagaatgagctgacctgggttctgtagcctggtcccacaataccagaatgagctgacctgggttctgtagcctggtcccataataccagaatgagctgacctgggttctgtagcctggtcccataataccagaatgagctgacctgggttctgtagcctggtcccacaataccagaatgagctgacctgggttctgtagcctggtcccataataccagaatgagctgacctgggttctgtagcctggtcccataataccagaatgagctgacctgggttctgtagcctggtcccataataccagaatgagctgacctgggctctgtagcCTGGTTccataataccagaatgagctgacctgggttctgtagcctggtcccacaataccagaatgagctgacctgggctctgtagcctggtcccataataccagaatgagctgacctgggttctgtagcctggtcccacaataccagaatgagctgacctgggttctgtagcctggtcccacaataccagaatgagctgacctgggttctgtagcctggtcccacaataccagaatgagctgacctgggttctgtagcctggtcccacaataccagaatgagctgacctgggttctgtagcctggtcccataatagcagaatgagctgacctgggttctgtagcctggtcccacaataccagaatgagctgacctgggttctgtagcctggtcccacaataccagaatgagctgacctgggttctgtagcctggtcccacaataccagaatgagctgacctgggttctgtagcctggtcccataataccagaatgagctgacctgggttctgtagcctggtcccacaataccagaatgagctgacctgggttctgtagcctggtcccataataccagaatgagctgacctgggttctgtagcctggtcccataataccagaatgagctgacctgggttctgtagcctagtcccacaataccagaatgagctgacctgggttctgtagcctggtcccataataccagaatgagctgacctgggttctgtagcctggt contains:
- the LOC127914974 gene encoding uncharacterized protein LOC127914974 isoform X11, whose translation is MGPGYRTQVSSFWYCGTRLQNPGQLILVLWDQATEPRSAHSGIVGPGYRTQVSSFWYCGTRLQNPGQLILVLWDQATEPRSAHSGIVGPGYRTQVSSFWYCGTRLQNPGQLILVLWDQATEPRSAHSGIMGPGYRTQVSSFWYCGTRLQNPGQLILVLWDQATEPRSAHSGIMGPGYRTQVSSFWYCGTRLQNPGQLILVLWDQATEPRSAHSGIMGPGYRTQVSSFWYCGTRLQNPGQLILVLWDQATEPRSAHSGIMGPGYRTQVSSFWYCGTRLQNPGQLILVLWDQATEPRSAHSGIMGPGYRTQVSSFWYCGTRLQNPGQLILVLWDQATEPRSAHSGIVGPGYRTQVSSFWYYGTRLQSPGQLILVLWDQATEPRSAHSGIMGPGYRTQVSSFWYCGTRLQNPGQLILVLWDQATEPRSAHSGIVGPGYRTQVSSFWYCGTRLQNPGQLILVLWDQATEPRSAHSGIVGPGYRTQVSSFWYYGTRLQSPGQLILVLWDPATEPRSAHSGIVGPGYRTQVSSFWYCGTRLQNPGQLILVLWDQATEPRSDHSGIMGPGY
- the LOC127914974 gene encoding uncharacterized protein LOC127914974 isoform X38, whose protein sequence is MGPGYRTQVSSFWYCGTRLQNPGQLILVLWDQATEPRSAHSGIMGPGYRTQVSSFWYCGTRLQNPGQLILVLWDQATEPRSAHSGIVGPGYRTQVSSFWYCGTRLQNPGQLILVLWDQATEPRSAHSGIMGPGYRTQVSSFWYCGTRLQNPGQLILVLWDQATEPRSAHSGIVGPGYRTQVSSFCYYGTRLQNPGQLILVLWDQATEPRSAHSGIVGPGYRTQVSSFWYCGTRLQNPGQLILVLWDQATEPRSAHSGIMGPGYRAQVSSFWYCGTRLQNPGQLILVLWDQATEPRSAHSGIVGPGYRTQVSSFWYCGTRLQNPGQLILVLWDQATEPRSAHSGIVGPGYRTQVSSFWYYGTRLLSPGQLILVLWDQATEPRSAHSGIVGPGYRTQVRSFWYYGTRLLSPGQIILVLWNQATEPRSDHSGIMGPGY